One stretch of Monomorium pharaonis isolate MP-MQ-018 chromosome 10, ASM1337386v2, whole genome shotgun sequence DNA includes these proteins:
- the LOC105829407 gene encoding uncharacterized protein LOC105829407 produces MAATDGQIVVAAARWAEEATYLREFVTKYRLPAVIKITKGQYGGLGVPTLPAPSLQSTALLISAGRRRKIVAQAVKIKEGRRVVGVGPRLAIPDSYAGYFEILSEEGRAVRGIESVSELSRRCPEEGALVRETVRGIACRVDDESGIVVPEGTRTLAAGETIVTAGEVALPGRGRFLRCVDCHGDSVLLGMDQRGRFSALAREDNISGVHTARALLSKRLPLTVRLVHGQPPRGLKSSSQFVPELRLLSTFEEEHVFALPLQREGAAVALPLAAPLKLVKARNDEALRSMQEFTRLVERASRLVADVADRAHVLDGRLGESKPSRQTRSGSGFLRRPSNNSDHAPLNHHRNSSAGHHHHHHHYHSNGHQPSSGHSGYRDENRVPPSSSTCTEEYDEIDQIYDYVRGFAPLPKSVRSPYESPLAAGQGASTPPLTPVTVTITPLLDDRPEPPPIETIPTKKIQAEKRTRRAVKEAPQPRVEKPPLAKLYVKNSGTQRGRPLMRQKSASPLKETPPGYKGGSPLFNIRYKSLTNLQQAMELDGTLDSSHSGGRTSGDSGAGAKLPEKRSRRLSRPRSLTNLVWELRGGSGLGCTRPETPPPATTAPLPPTKCGPRLAVTVVAPRRVGTLYL; encoded by the exons ATGGCCGCGACCGACGGTCAGATCGTCGTCGCGGCGGCACGCTGGGCCGAGGAGGCGACGTATCTGCGTGAGTTCGTCACCAAGTACCGTCTGCCGGCTGTGATCAAGATCACGAAGGGCCAGTACGGCGGGCTGGGCGTGCCGACGCTACCGGCGCCCAGCTTGCAGAGCACCGCGCTGCTGATATCGGCCGGCCGTCGGCGCAAAATCGTGGCGCAGGCGGTGAAGATCAAGGAGGGCCGCCGCGTGGTCGGTGTGGGGCCCAGACTGGCGATACCGGATTCGTACGCGGGCTACTTCGAGATTCTGAGCGAGGAGGGCCGAGCGGTGCGCGGCATCGAGTCGGTGAGCGAGCTATCGCGAAGATGTCCGGAGGAGGGTGCTCTGGTGCGCGAGACCGTGCGCGGCATCGCCTGCCGGGTGGACGACGAGTCGGGTATCGTGGTACCGGAGGGCACGAGAACCCTCGCGGCCGGCGAGACGATTGTTACCGCCGGCGAAGTGGCGCTACCCGGTCGCGGTCGGTTTCTGCGCTGCGTAGACTGTCACGGTGACAGCGTGTTGCTCGGGATGGATCAGCGCGGACGCTTTAGCGCCCTGGCTCGCGAGGACAACATCAGCGGCGTGCACACCGCCAGGGCGCTTCTCAGCAAACGTCTGCCACTCACCGTGAGACTGGTGCACGGTCAGCCGCCGCGAGGGCTCAAGTCATCGTCGCAATTTGTACCCGAGTTGAGGCTGCTCTCGACTTTCGAGGAGGAGCACGTGTTCGCGTTGCCGTTGCAGAGGGAAGGCGCGGCGGTTGCGTTGCCGCTCGCGGCGCCGCTCAAGCTGGTGAAGGCGCGAAACGACGAGGCGCTCAGGTCGATGCAGGAGTTCACGAGGTTGGTCGAGCGCGCCTCTCGTCTGGTAGCCGATGTGGCTGATCGGGCGCACGTGTTGGACGGTCGTCTGGGCGAGAGCAAGCCCTCCAGGCAGACGAGAAGCGGGTCGGGCTTCCTCAGAAGACCATCGAACAACTCGGATCACGCGCCGTTGAACCACCATAGGAACAGCAGCGCCGGccaccatcatcatcatcatcactaTCACAGCAACGGGCATCAGCCGTCCTCCGGACACTCGGGGTACCGGGACGAGAACAGGGTACCGCCGTCGTCGTCAACCTGCACGGAGGAGTACGACGAGATCGATCAGATATACGATTACGTGCGCGGCTTCGCGCCGTTGCCGAAGAGCGTCAGGTCGCCGTACGAGAGCCCCCTCGCCGCTGGCCAGGGGGCCTCGACCCCACCGTTGACGCCGGTAACGGTGACGATCACGCCCTTGCTGGACGATCGACCGGAGCCGCCGCCGATCGAGACGATACCGACGAAGAAGATCCAAGCGGAGAAGCGGACTAGGCGCGCGGTGAAGGAAGCGCCGCAGCCGCGGGTGGAGAAGCCGCCTCTGGCGAAGCTCTATGTGAAGAACAGCGGCACTCAGCGCGGACGACCGCTAATGAGGCAGAAGAGCGCGTCGCCGTTGAAGGAAACGCCGCCGGGTTACAAGGGCGGTTCGCCGCTCTTCAACATACGCTATAAGAGCCTGACGAATCTCCAACAGGCCATGGAGTTGGACGGCACGCTGGACTCCAGTCACTCGGGCGGAAGGACGTCGGGAGACTCCGGCGCGGGCGCTAAACTGCCTGAGAAGAG ATCGAGACGTTTGAGCAGGCCACGATCGCTGACGAATTTAGTCTGGGAGCTACGAGGTGGAAGCGGCCTCGGCTGCACGAGACCGGAAACTCCGCCGCCCGCCACGACTGCACCGCTGCCACCGACTAAATGTGGTCCACGTCTTGCAGTCACTGTCGTGGCACCGCGACGAGTCGGCACGCTCTACCTCTAA